The nucleotide sequence CCGCCAGGCCGTAGAGGGCGAACACCGAGGAGCCGGCCACGACGATCGCCGCGGTGGCGGGCCAGCGCCAGCCGCCCAGCTCGGCACCGGTCAGGGCGCCCACTGCGTAGACCACGAGGACCGGCAGCACGGCCATGGCGAGGGCCACGGCCACCTTGGACAGCACGTACCCGTGCCGCGGCGCCGGGGTCAGCCCGATCTGCCGGCCCCAGCCGCGGGCCTGCTCCACGGCGGCCGAGCCGGCGATCGAGGTGGTCGCGGTGACCGCCCCGTAGACCGCCATGGAGATCATGTTGTAACCGCCGGCGTTGCCGTGGCCCACCCGCAGGTCGGAGAAGTCCCCCAGCGCCGTGAACATCACGTAGAGCACGGCGGGCAGGACCACGATGAAGAAGGTGTTCTCGACCATGCGCACGTTGCGGCGCAGATCGTGGGCGGCGTAGGCGATGCTCATGGTGCGGATCCTCCGGGGACGGGGAAACAGGGGCGGGGTGTCGGAACGGGGCGAGTGGGGCCGGTCAGTCGGCGGTGAGGCCCAGGAAGGCCTCCTCCAGTCCGGCGTGGGTGATCTCGAGCTCGCTCGCGCCCGTGGTCGTCAGAAGGTGACGGGCGATGGCGTCCGTGTCGGGGCCCGTGAGCCGCCGGCGTCCGCCGGCGGGCTCGAGCGGGGTCGCCCCCGGGACGACGACGGGCCCGGGCCCGTCCCAGCGGAAGCTGACCACGCGGTGGCCCGCCAGGGCCTGGACCTCGGGGGTGGGGGCATCGGCGACCACCCGGCCGCCCTTGAGCACCACGGTGCGGGCGGCGAACTCCTCGGCCTCGTCGAGGTAGTGGGTGGCGAACACGACCGTCCGGCCGCGCTCTGCCTCGGCGTGCATCGCGGCCCAGAACTCCCGCCGGGCGCCGACGTCCATGCCCGCGGTCGGCTCGTCGAGGACCAGCAGGTCCGGCTCGGGCAGCAGGGCCAGCGCGAAGCGCAGCCGCTGCTGCTCGCCGCCCGAGCACTTGGAGACCTTCCGCCGCGCGAACCCGGCGGCCCCCGCCCGGCCCAGGGCCTCGTCCACGGGCAGCGGGTCCCGGTGCAGCGTCGCGACCATCGCGACCGTCTCGCGCACGGACAGGTCGTCCAGCAGCCCCCCGG is from Kocuria rosea and encodes:
- a CDS encoding ABC transporter ATP-binding protein; the encoded protein is MTSSPASRTSPHTSPADPTAGSPAVDVSGVHKGFGRGEQRVRAVDGVSMRIERGEVVALLGPNGAGKTTLLDMVLGFTDPDDGTVRTLGAAPRESVRAGRIGAVLQTGGLLDDLSVRETVAMVATLHRDPLPVDEALGRAGAAGFARRKVSKCSGGEQQRLRFALALLPEPDLLVLDEPTAGMDVGARREFWAAMHAEAERGRTVVFATHYLDEAEEFAARTVVLKGGRVVADAPTPEVQALAGHRVVSFRWDGPGPVVVPGATPLEPAGGRRRLTGPDTDAIARHLLTTTGASELEITHAGLEEAFLGLTAD
- a CDS encoding ABC transporter permease yields the protein MSIAYAAHDLRRNVRMVENTFFIVVLPAVLYVMFTALGDFSDLRVGHGNAGGYNMISMAVYGAVTATTSIAGSAAVEQARGWGRQIGLTPAPRHGYVLSKVAVALAMAVLPVLVVYAVGALTGAELGGWRWPATAAIVVAGSSVFALYGLAAGLLFHSESAVGAASGMLVVLSFFGNLFVPLTGVMLDIARFTPLYGLAGLARYPLVEGDVVATSGPPVESDPLWALLLNTGLWTVVFAAVVLLAVRRTTVRR